A part of Cytophagia bacterium CHB2 genomic DNA contains:
- the sucD gene encoding succinate--CoA ligase subunit alpha, protein MSILIDKNTRVLVQGITGNEGSFHARQMMEYGTNVVAGVVPGKGGQTFDGKVPIFNTVADAVKEAGANAAAIFVPPSFAADAIMESAAEGVPLIVTITEGIPAIDMLTVKAFLNKTGVRMIGPNCPGVISPGKCKIGIMPGFIHREGSVGVISRSGTLTYEAVKQLSDLGIGQSTCIGIGGDPVIGTTHTDALKLFAEDDDTDAVVLIGEIGGTAEEEAAAYIKKHFNKPVVAFIAGRTAPPGRRMGHAGAIIAGGQGTAAEKMAKLEEAGASVCQSPAEIGVRIQALLQKVKRSSAQKKTSTVKTRAKAKTKSPVARGPRSARRSGE, encoded by the coding sequence TTGAGCATTTTAATCGACAAAAACACCCGCGTGCTGGTGCAGGGCATTACCGGCAATGAAGGCTCGTTTCATGCGCGGCAGATGATGGAATATGGCACGAATGTGGTCGCAGGCGTGGTGCCCGGTAAAGGCGGGCAGACGTTTGACGGCAAGGTTCCCATCTTCAACACCGTTGCCGATGCCGTAAAAGAAGCAGGCGCAAATGCCGCGGCGATTTTCGTCCCGCCCTCGTTTGCCGCCGATGCGATTATGGAATCCGCGGCTGAAGGCGTGCCGTTAATCGTGACGATCACCGAGGGCATTCCCGCAATTGATATGTTGACTGTGAAGGCGTTTTTGAATAAAACCGGCGTGCGCATGATCGGCCCGAATTGCCCGGGGGTGATTTCCCCCGGCAAGTGCAAGATCGGAATCATGCCGGGCTTCATTCATCGTGAAGGCAGTGTCGGCGTCATTTCGCGCAGCGGCACGCTCACGTATGAAGCCGTGAAACAGCTTTCGGATCTCGGAATCGGGCAATCGACATGCATCGGCATTGGCGGTGATCCCGTGATCGGCACGACGCACACCGATGCGCTGAAATTGTTTGCCGAAGATGATGATACCGACGCCGTGGTGTTGATCGGCGAAATCGGCGGCACAGCGGAAGAGGAAGCCGCGGCGTATATCAAAAAACATTTCAACAAACCGGTGGTGGCGTTCATTGCCGGCCGCACCGCGCCGCCCGGACGCCGCATGGGACATGCGGGCGCGATCATCGCCGGTGGCCAGGGCACGGCGGCAGAGAAGATGGCCAAGCTGGAAGAAGCGGGCGCCTCGGTTTGCCAAAGCCCGGCTGAGATTGGCGTGAGGATACAGGCGTTGCTGCAGAAAGTCAAACGCTCGTCGGCTCAAAAGAAAACCTCAACCGTGAAGACACGTGCCAAAGCCAAAACAAAGTCGCCGGTTGCTCGCGGCCCGAGATCGGCGAGAAGATCCGGCGAGTAA
- a CDS encoding nucleoside-diphosphate kinase, which yields MERTLAILKPDCVSAKKMGKVLDRIEQAGFRILGMKMVRLTPETAGKFYEVHKERPFYKDLVSFMSSDRVVPLALEKENAVADFRKLIGATDPAQADAGTIRKDFATSKQNNIVHGSDSPENAMIEIAFFFAERELIETK from the coding sequence TTGGAACGTACTCTCGCCATTCTAAAACCGGATTGTGTTTCAGCCAAAAAAATGGGAAAAGTGCTGGATCGCATCGAGCAGGCCGGTTTTCGCATTCTCGGCATGAAAATGGTTCGCCTAACGCCGGAAACCGCCGGCAAGTTTTATGAAGTTCACAAAGAGCGGCCGTTCTATAAAGATTTGGTGAGTTTCATGAGCAGTGATCGCGTGGTGCCGTTGGCGCTGGAAAAGGAGAATGCCGTGGCAGACTTTCGCAAACTCATCGGCGCCACCGATCCTGCGCAAGCGGACGCCGGCACCATTCGCAAAGATTTCGCCACCAGCAAGCAAAACAATATCGTGCACGGCTCGGATTCGCCTGAGAATGCGATGATTGAAATTGCGTTTTTCTTTGCGGAACGCGAATTGATCGAGACAAAATAA